TCCGCTGAACACAGGGAAGTCATGCAAGCGCTGCGTCGACTCCGTATAGGAATCCATAAAGTGTCGCTGAAACGGTTTTCGAAAATCCACGCCGCGGTAGTCTGACGCGCTACCCGCATTGAGGAGGTCCACCTCAAATAGCTTGGGATTCTCTTCCACCCACATCGCTACGGCACCCGCACCTTGAGTGGGTTCACCAGAGCTTCCACGAGCATACTCAGCCGTGTCTGCACTCACCACAATGGCTTGGCGACCTCGACCGTCTAGAGCTGTCCAGCGAAGGGCTGCTTTCAAAGCGTAAATACCGCCGAGACATGCCTGCTTGAATTCTGGTACTTCACATTGGCGAGCAAGCTCAGGTTTACCGAGCTCACGAAGCGCTTGGTTCACCATGCCCTTGATGATGGGGGTTCCAATGGCGTTATCGGTGCTCGACTCCGTTCCAAAGCCGAGAAAGCCAATTTGGGCGGGGTCTATGTCGTTATCGAGAATCAGTCGGAGCACAGCGGTAGCCGCCATGGTGTAAATACTCTCGGACGTCTCCGGCATGCGGAAGCTCTTGCCAACCACGGCCTTCGTCTTTGGCCAACTTGCACCGGTCCACTCACACCAAGATTCCAAATTGACCCGTAGCGGCGGCACATAAACACCGATTCCGCTTACACCAATATTCAATCCATAACGCTTGCTCACACGAACCTCCAGGTTAACACCCCGCGTCACAAGCTAGGGACGATAATTCTAAAAGTCGAGGTCTCGCTGAACTTTAATGGTCATTAATTCGTAAATAATAATTATTCATGGGCTAAATTTGGCTAAGATTACTTAGTTTTCCAGCGCGCCCTGGCAGATCCACATGTAAATCAATGCCAAGTCGTCATCGCTTACGCAATCGACCCCATCGCTGCATCCCTGAGGCATCTGGTCACCGCAATCATGCGTACCGGCCACCTTGCGGTAGAAAAAGCTATCCGCGGGGTTACCGGGTGAGACTCGCTCCGAGTAGCTCGTACCGGCACAAACCGAATTATCTTGAGAGCCGCCACCCATCAATTCGTCATAACCACTGCCAATACTTAAATTGATATAGCCGCTCCAAGAAGCATCGCTGCTATGACAACCCGTGCAGGAATAAGGCGCATTCGTTAACACTGGCTCGATATGTGTCTCGTAATCATAAGCCGCCGCCGCAACCGTTGGCGCCGGATCAAAAACATCGGCACAGCCATCACCATCTTGGTCGGGGTCATCGCTGTTGCAAATTCCATCTCCGTCGATGTCGTCTGGATTATCCGCCGGGCATGGATCGGAATCATTGGCCACATAACCCGTAGGTTGACTACACGCTGCAGTGGTTGACCCAGAATCTCCTGCACCATCTCCATCTGCATCTGCGTACCATGTGGTAGGTCCAGAACCAGCACATACACCGCAAGCATCCGTATCATTGCTCGCGCAATTCGGTTCTGAATCAGAGCTGTTGCTCACATAACCTAGAGGCTCAGTGCAAGCTGCTGTGGTATCTCCGACATCGCCCAAACCATCGCTGTCGAGATCTCGGTACCAAGTGAGTAAACCAGCCCCACCGCATACACCGCAAACATCGGTGTCATTGCTCACACAGTTTGGCTCGGGATCAGAGCTGTTGCTCACGTAACCTAAGGAAGCAGTACAGGCCATGGTGGAATCAGCCGGATCGCCCAAACCGTCGCTATCAATGTCTCGGTACCAAGTGAGTAAGCCAGGCCCCGCACACACGCCGCAAACATCTTCATCATTGGTCGTGCAGTTTGGCTGAGGATCACCGTCAACCGCGGCATAACCGCCGGGCTGAGTGCAGGCAGTTAAGGTTGTGCCCGAAACGCCCAGGCCATCCCCATCGACATCTTGATACCAAGTGGGAGCCCCGCTGCCGCCACACACACCGCATTCATCGGCTTCGTCATCTTCTGAACAGGCGCCGGTACAGGTAAATTGAAAACCAGTAAGCGCAGACCCATCTAAGCTGGCCGAAAAGCCACCTAAGGCTTGATCGCTATCGCATTGATCTTGAAGAGAAGAAGTCGCACCTGGCTTGGGACCGCCCACCTCTGAGTGTGTCCCCCAGTCGGTTCCAACTGCTGCCAAGCTTTGGCACCCAAGCGCCAAGCCGGCCACGCGCTGATTGTCGTTAAACCAAACGGTGGCTGAAACAGCGACGGAGTCCAGCGCGGTACCATCGACCTCTACATCACAGCGGACCTCATTCGCAATTTGGCACTGGTTCCCAGTCGTGGCGGCATAGATTGTGGCTCCAAGACCGCTATCTCCGACCGCACGGCAAATCAAACACGCATCTTCAAGCTGGTTCCCATTGTAGCCGGCAGCAAAGCCAACCCCGAGGCTTCCCGACGGGCAAAGCTTATCACTCACCAATGTGCCGGAGTCGCTGCCCAGCCAAGGAAGCACGGGTCGCTTCTTACAATCCGAAGAGCATCCATCACCGTTTTGGGTGTTGCCATCGTCACAAGCTTCACCGAGCTCTACAACATTGTTGCCGCAGGTGGTTCTAACCAGCTCCATGTCATCGATGTACCAGCCTTCGGCGTCCTCATCCGTTGACCAAAAACAATTGCCGCAATCCCAGATCCCTTTAAGCCCGACCTGAATGCTCTGACCCGCATAGGCGCTGACGTCCAGCGTTACCAAGTCAAAACTTCCATTGGCAAAGCCTTTGGACCGGCTTCCAAACATAGATGTGTCAGGATGGTCTTGGCAGATATTGCCGTTACCTGTCACCGAAAAAATATCGACCAGCTGCTCCGAATAACCGCGTGCGGGCGACAAGATCTCTTGGTTGCCAACCGACGTGAGTGTCACCACCCCGCCATCCCCATTGGTGTTCGCAGGGATATTGTTGCTCGTCGGAAAACATGTGCTCGTATCTTCTCGGTCGAAATCGAAGAATTGACGGTAAACAAGTGTCAATTTTTGATTCGAGTTCACCGCAGGAAGAGTCACCGCACTGCGCTGAAACTGTGCTGTACCACTCTGCATCAGGTCTTCAGCCGAATTCGCAGGGTAAGACAAGCGCCAAGAGGTGCTGCCATTATAGGTACGCTCATTAGATGCTGCCCAGACCATCGGCTCATCGTTCTGAGAGCTCGTTGTGGTCCATGCAGTAGCACCCGTTTCAAAGTCCTCTGCAAAAACCGTAAATCCATTATCGCAGTCATCGGGCGTCCCGTCGTTATCGGAGTCACCTTGGAAGATAAGCGGATTGGGATCGAGCGCATCAACGCAGTTGTCGTTGTCATCGTCGTTATCAAGATTGTTGCAGGTGCCATCGTTGTCGCTGTCACCGGTGTCATCCTGGCCCACACACAAATCACAATCCTCAGAAATACCGTCGCCATCGGTATCACTGCTGGCTGTTAGCGGATTTAAATCCTCATCATCGTTGCAACCATCGTTGTCGTCATCGTCATCGACATCATTGCAAAAATCATCGTTGTCGTTGTCGCCTGAAAGGTCGTCGCCTAAGCAGTCGTCGCAATCTTCAGCAATGCCATCACCATCGGTATCACTGCTGGCAAGCTGCGAGGCAGCATCAATACTATCTGGGCAGCCATCGTTGTCGTCATCTAAATCGAGGTTGTTACAGGTGCCGTCATTATCAGTATCACCAGAAGAATCCTGACCAGCGCAAACATCCTCGTTCTCACAAATCCCATCGTTATCGCTGTCGTTGGGGTTGGCCAGTGGGCAGATATCACAATCGTTGGCATCTCCATCAGAATCGCTGTCCAGGCTAAAGACAAGCGGTGCAGAGTCATCACCATCGGCGCAGCCATCGTTATCGTCATCGCCATCTTGGTCATTGCAAGTACCGTCGGAATCGGTATCACCCGTGCTATTTTGACCTACACATGCATCGCAATCGAGACCTGATCCATCACCATCACCGTCAGCACTGAAAACAGTAGGCGCAGGGTCATTGATATCTAAACAGTTGTCGTTGTCATCGTCATCATCGTCGCTGTTGCAGGTACCATCGTTGTCGCTATCGCCGGTGGCATCGTCCCCAAAACAAATATCATCAGAGTCGCAATTACCGTCGCCATCTAGATCATCCGGGGAGTCCAGTGGGCATGCATCACACGCATTTGGTAAGCCATCGCCGTCGGTATCGAGATTATCATCACCATTGAGGCAGATATCGACAGAGTCGCACACATCATCGAGGTCGCTGTCGTTCCAGGGGTCGAAGGGACATTTATCACAGGCATCTGGGTAACCGTCGTCGTCGCTGTCTAGGAGGTCACTGCCGCTGCTGCAGGTATCGCAAAGGTCTGGCACGGTATCGCCGTCGCTATCGCCGC
This window of the Deltaproteobacteria bacterium genome carries:
- a CDS encoding hydroxymethylglutaryl-CoA synthase family protein produces the protein MNIGVSGIGVYVPPLRVNLESWCEWTGASWPKTKAVVGKSFRMPETSESIYTMAATAVLRLILDNDIDPAQIGFLGFGTESSTDNAIGTPIIKGMVNQALRELGKPELARQCEVPEFKQACLGGIYALKAALRWTALDGRGRQAIVVSADTAEYARGSSGEPTQGAGAVAMWVEENPKLFEVDLLNAGSASDYRGVDFRKPFQRHFMDSYTESTQRLHDFPVFSG